A stretch of the Actinoalloteichus fjordicus genome encodes the following:
- a CDS encoding TetR/AcrR family transcriptional regulator yields MPKQVDHRGRREAIARALWRVVEQRGVTQLTMRVVAQEAGMSLGQLQHYFASRTAMLTFAMDFASEQTSVRIHQGLAKLGDRPHPRDVLRLTLAEMLPLHADARATSRMSAAYVLEALHDEAVHEQARRGLAQGRALVERLVHQAIADGHIDSGRDPATETNLLLALTGFTSLIELDVIEPQDALAAIDVHLDRLFRST; encoded by the coding sequence ATGCCGAAACAGGTGGATCACCGCGGACGCCGCGAAGCGATCGCCCGCGCACTGTGGCGGGTGGTGGAGCAGCGCGGCGTCACACAGCTGACGATGCGCGTGGTGGCGCAGGAGGCGGGCATGTCACTCGGGCAGTTGCAGCACTACTTCGCCTCCCGGACCGCCATGCTCACCTTCGCCATGGACTTCGCGTCCGAGCAGACCTCGGTGCGCATACACCAGGGGCTCGCAAAGCTCGGTGACCGTCCGCACCCCCGTGACGTGCTGCGACTGACTCTCGCGGAAATGCTCCCCCTGCATGCCGACGCCCGCGCGACCAGCCGGATGAGCGCCGCCTACGTCCTGGAGGCGCTGCACGACGAGGCCGTGCACGAGCAGGCGCGCCGCGGCCTCGCCCAAGGGCGGGCTCTTGTCGAGCGGCTGGTCCACCAGGCGATCGCCGACGGGCACATCGACTCCGGCCGCGACCCGGCGACCGAGACCAACCTGCTCCTCGCCCTCACCGGCTTCACCTCCCTGATCGAACTCGACGTGATCGAGCCCCAGGACGCGCTCGCCGCGATCGACGTGCATCTGGACCGGCTGTTCAGGAGTACGTGA